The following coding sequences are from one Paenibacillus tundrae window:
- a CDS encoding CsbD family protein has translation MSNSTGDKIKAGVNKAKGEVKDQIGNATNNRSLQAEGKKDKAKGAVQDKIADVKKHH, from the coding sequence ATGAGTAATTCAACTGGCGATAAAATCAAAGCAGGCGTGAACAAAGCTAAAGGCGAAGTGAAGGATCAGATCGGTAATGCAACGAATAACAGATCCCTTCAGGCTGAAGGTAAAAAGGATAAAGCCAAAGGTGCTGTTCAGGACAAAATTGCAGATGTGAAAAAACATCACTAA
- a CDS encoding cupin domain-containing protein: protein MEQTNSQVRTLFLHDDGVIPNHPTLPVLIYQGVWADNPSSAEQKMNDHHWGNSWVNGVFDYHHYHSNAHEALAVISGSVQIILGGENGQVVTLQAGDVVVLPAGTGHKRLQASLDFRIAGAYPAGMNYNTRTGDPSERLQALREIQQVPIPDNDPVYGSDGPLLKLWGKRTDAKQD from the coding sequence ATGGAGCAGACCAATTCACAGGTACGAACGTTATTTCTACATGACGATGGGGTTATCCCTAACCATCCTACACTCCCTGTGCTTATATACCAAGGGGTGTGGGCAGACAATCCATCCTCGGCTGAACAGAAGATGAACGATCATCACTGGGGCAATAGCTGGGTTAATGGCGTGTTTGATTATCACCACTACCACAGCAATGCGCATGAAGCCTTGGCCGTCATCAGCGGCTCCGTACAGATCATTCTAGGCGGTGAAAATGGGCAGGTCGTTACTTTGCAGGCGGGTGATGTTGTCGTACTTCCTGCTGGAACAGGGCATAAACGGCTGCAGGCCAGCCTCGATTTCCGTATCGCAGGCGCTTATCCCGCTGGCATGAATTATAATACGCGCACGGGTGATCCAAGCGAACGTCTCCAAGCTTTGCGTGAGATTCAGCAGGTTCCTATACCCGATAACGATCCGGTGTATGGATCTGATGGTCCACTGCTGAAACTATGGGGTAAACGTACAGATGCTAAACAAGACTGA
- a CDS encoding DUF1835 domain-containing protein, protein MIENAFEFDQELHRMNEDELRMLLRELYLRADMAVSQGIAADRTDDFAVKVQSIFKELDEHRSRDQAEKQALEAQKTHEIHIAFGDSPLGSIKVAMGNVPGRSGRRFFTMNDYYAIGPLGDLTNKVNVQRRHLWLLERFHMSEHGRYAAQGVDELLHINQVISSIEEETRITIWYANNSHERTGLLYAMYLLRDRKSPIYIIETKDLYPQLFNTPEVQYEVRGTGEINSEKLLKMWHHCEHDEPLSSEERRQMEQEWLHLSAQPGHLRLMQDGIIQSVSEDAIDEFILQKFTEVASTRQPGEFIKSARIVGEVLGHLEQAVGDTFIEYRIRQLILHGRFDMEGMPHAMRFYSIRFAGS, encoded by the coding sequence ATGATTGAGAATGCTTTTGAATTTGATCAAGAGTTGCATCGTATGAATGAGGATGAGCTGCGTATGTTGTTACGAGAGTTATACCTCCGAGCAGATATGGCAGTTAGTCAAGGGATAGCTGCAGATCGTACGGATGATTTTGCCGTTAAAGTTCAGTCGATATTTAAAGAGTTGGATGAACATCGAAGCCGGGATCAGGCTGAGAAGCAGGCATTGGAAGCACAGAAAACGCATGAAATACACATCGCATTTGGAGACTCACCATTAGGCAGTATTAAGGTGGCGATGGGCAACGTTCCTGGACGTTCAGGGCGGCGGTTCTTCACGATGAATGACTACTATGCGATTGGACCATTGGGGGATCTAACGAACAAAGTAAATGTGCAGCGCAGACATCTGTGGCTGCTTGAGCGATTTCACATGAGTGAACATGGAAGGTACGCGGCTCAAGGGGTAGACGAACTGCTTCACATCAACCAAGTGATCAGCTCCATTGAGGAAGAGACGCGGATTACGATCTGGTATGCCAACAATAGTCATGAGCGAACCGGACTCTTATATGCCATGTATTTGCTGCGTGACAGGAAAAGCCCCATCTATATCATTGAAACGAAAGATTTATATCCACAATTGTTTAATACACCGGAAGTACAGTATGAAGTACGCGGTACAGGTGAGATTAATTCCGAGAAATTACTGAAGATGTGGCATCACTGCGAGCATGATGAACCGTTATCATCTGAGGAGCGCAGACAAATGGAGCAAGAGTGGCTGCATCTGTCTGCACAGCCTGGACATTTGCGCTTAATGCAAGATGGGATCATCCAAAGTGTCTCTGAGGACGCCATTGATGAGTTCATCCTGCAGAAGTTTACCGAGGTGGCGTCAACAAGACAGCCTGGGGAATTCATTAAGTCAGCTCGTATTGTAGGTGAAGTGCTGGGTCATCTGGAACAAGCTGTCGGCGATACTTTTATTGAGTACCGTATACGTCAGCTTATTCTACATGGACGATTCGACATGGAGGGCATGCCTCATGCAATGCGATTTTATAGTATAAGATTTGCCGGCAGCTAG
- a CDS encoding TVP38/TMEM64 family protein, whose product MSLVPLDIMSYITEENIRYWLEQFRSLGPLPGILLTFMKSFVPPLPTLLIVGVNGAVYGLWAGFIYSWIGMVLGCTVTFLLVREIGKSAFVERWANKPRVQRSMVWIRRNAFSYVFLLSIFPVGPFVIINVAAGIARMRLLSFLLAVGCGKAIMIFCVTYIGSNVEQFLEHPIRWGGVLLFVAASLWASRKLERHFTRSSSHQDDSNDELHSSTGKSISS is encoded by the coding sequence ATGAGCTTGGTACCCTTGGACATTATGTCCTATATCACGGAAGAAAATATACGTTATTGGTTAGAGCAGTTTCGTTCGCTTGGCCCATTACCAGGGATTTTGCTCACCTTTATGAAGTCATTTGTACCGCCGCTGCCCACATTGCTTATTGTTGGGGTGAATGGCGCGGTGTATGGACTATGGGCAGGATTTATATATTCATGGATCGGAATGGTATTAGGCTGTACGGTTACCTTTCTACTTGTAAGAGAGATCGGTAAATCTGCCTTCGTAGAACGATGGGCGAATAAACCACGAGTACAACGCAGTATGGTATGGATTCGGCGGAATGCGTTCAGTTATGTATTTTTGCTTAGCATATTTCCGGTTGGGCCGTTTGTTATTATCAATGTTGCGGCAGGTATTGCCCGTATGCGGTTGCTATCCTTCTTGCTCGCTGTTGGCTGTGGTAAGGCCATTATGATCTTCTGTGTAACGTACATCGGTTCTAACGTCGAGCAGTTCTTGGAGCATCCTATTCGCTGGGGTGGCGTATTGTTGTTTGTCGCCGCATCTCTATGGGCAAGTCGTAAGTTGGAGCGTCACTTTACCCGTTCGTCGTCTCACCAGGATGATAGCAATGATGAGCTTCATTCATCCACAGGCAAGTCTATCTCCTCTTAA
- a CDS encoding HNH endonuclease codes for MGTAPFRQHMTEHEAQQTKTCMYCGQKRSLSEFRRRTGKRAGPGARRGACRSCRKSGVQAAVSNISMPHIRHSERANNEKDVITSVTVPAVSAVRSVSVQASKDSSASPVIESISDKQSLSLTEPSSGHRKKRRRKRKAKRPDALLEKGQTKSESDQQSDQQLTIANPELKSPNEDSARVTIPTHRTSSHGTRNRGLSTDRRQRRQNSAEPVAIDPEDPSSLRTNRQGLIRMRGKTDKGRRWHQEIDMELAVTLVKEKAAVVVNRYTIRRLFSNKDFKRFILNRDQYTCYFCGSYGDTIDHLLPRAKGGHTTPLNCVCACNLCNQSKAAMDADEFMRSGIPEWNAAHQEELNQIQLQEAQLD; via the coding sequence ATGGGCACGGCCCCTTTCCGGCAACATATGACTGAACATGAAGCGCAGCAGACGAAGACATGTATGTATTGCGGGCAAAAGCGTTCGTTGTCCGAATTTCGGCGCAGAACCGGGAAACGCGCCGGCCCTGGCGCCAGAAGAGGAGCCTGCCGAAGCTGTCGGAAGTCTGGTGTACAGGCAGCCGTCAGCAACATCTCCATGCCACATATAAGGCATTCCGAACGAGCGAATAATGAGAAGGACGTTATTACATCTGTGACTGTACCAGCAGTTTCTGCTGTGCGTTCAGTATCCGTGCAAGCGAGCAAGGATAGCTCTGCTTCACCTGTGATTGAATCCATTTCGGACAAGCAGTCCTTATCATTGACTGAACCTTCTTCTGGACACCGTAAGAAGAGAAGAAGGAAGAGAAAAGCGAAACGACCTGATGCTCTCCTGGAAAAAGGACAAACAAAATCAGAGTCCGACCAACAGTCGGATCAGCAGCTGACTATAGCGAATCCGGAGCTGAAGAGTCCTAATGAAGACTCAGCTCGTGTGACGATACCGACACATCGGACAAGCTCACATGGGACTCGTAATCGTGGGTTAAGTACAGATCGTCGTCAGCGCCGTCAGAATTCAGCAGAGCCGGTCGCTATTGATCCGGAAGATCCTTCTTCCCTTCGAACCAACAGACAGGGACTCATCCGAATGCGTGGCAAAACGGACAAGGGACGCCGCTGGCATCAGGAGATTGATATGGAGCTTGCTGTCACACTGGTGAAGGAAAAGGCTGCAGTGGTGGTCAACCGATATACCATCCGCAGATTATTCAGCAATAAGGATTTCAAACGGTTTATTCTGAATCGTGATCAGTACACGTGTTATTTCTGTGGATCGTATGGAGACACCATTGACCATCTGCTTCCCCGAGCCAAAGGTGGACATACGACACCGCTCAATTGTGTATGTGCCTGCAATCTATGCAATCAATCGAAGGCTGCTATGGATGCGGACGAATTCATGCGATCCGGTATTCCGGAGTGGAATGCAGCACATCAGGAAGAGTTGAATCAGATACAGCTACAAGAGGCGCAGTTAGATTAG
- a CDS encoding acyltransferase, whose product MSETIKRERIPELNLVRAMAIIGVLSVHSTSYATVDMTGSGYYWLYNFINIFMKYGTPTFIFMSSFVLFYNYYSRPLDKKLVSNFYKKRFVYILLPYFLFSLMYFVLLHYIHYQGRPFGESALSFITKLFTGKAYTHLYFVFINMQFYLLFPFVLWLLKKYPSVVKWSVLIGLLIQWAFIVSNKYGFQVPNKGSWAFSYFSYFMLGAFIGVYFPKIKQWFVISRANATKGRVASWVLLWAVWIFAGLGHVYIYYLLRLKIATYNTLWYEFFWNLHTFACALVLIQISYLLYRKGPALIVKPLNRLGALSFGIYLIHPFFLLVYRNFPPQTGTSWLLHLWYAGGFGVALIASWIVVGLTARFIPFAWVFFGNLPKPKPRLVPQQKSGQLDA is encoded by the coding sequence ATGAGTGAGACAATCAAAAGAGAGCGGATTCCAGAGCTAAATCTGGTACGTGCCATGGCTATTATCGGCGTGCTAAGTGTGCACTCCACTTCATACGCTACCGTAGACATGACCGGCTCAGGATACTATTGGCTGTATAATTTTATTAATATTTTTATGAAATATGGTACGCCGACCTTTATCTTTATGAGTAGCTTTGTGCTGTTCTATAACTATTATTCTCGTCCGCTAGATAAGAAGTTAGTAAGTAATTTTTACAAGAAAAGATTCGTGTATATTTTACTGCCTTATTTCCTGTTTTCGTTGATGTATTTTGTATTGCTGCATTACATCCATTATCAGGGTCGCCCATTTGGAGAGTCAGCCCTTAGCTTCATCACCAAGCTCTTCACGGGTAAGGCATACACACATCTGTACTTTGTCTTTATCAATATGCAATTCTATCTGTTATTTCCGTTTGTGCTCTGGTTGCTCAAGAAGTATCCTTCGGTTGTGAAGTGGTCCGTGCTGATTGGGTTACTTATTCAGTGGGCTTTCATCGTGAGTAATAAGTATGGATTCCAAGTTCCTAACAAAGGTAGCTGGGCGTTCTCTTACTTCTCGTACTTTATGCTAGGTGCCTTCATCGGCGTGTACTTCCCTAAGATCAAACAGTGGTTTGTCATTAGCCGTGCCAATGCAACCAAAGGGCGAGTAGCTTCATGGGTATTGCTCTGGGCTGTATGGATCTTTGCTGGTCTTGGGCATGTGTACATTTATTATCTACTGCGCCTGAAGATCGCAACCTATAACACACTATGGTACGAATTCTTCTGGAATCTGCATACCTTCGCTTGTGCGCTGGTTCTGATCCAGATCTCTTATCTGCTCTATCGCAAAGGGCCAGCATTAATCGTTAAGCCACTTAATCGACTGGGTGCGCTGTCCTTCGGCATTTATCTGATTCATCCGTTCTTCTTGCTCGTTTATCGGAATTTCCCTCCGCAAACGGGTACGTCTTGGCTGCTTCACCTCTGGTATGCTGGAGGGTTCGGGGTTGCCTTGATCGCATCGTGGATTGTCGTAGGTTTGACAGCGAGATTCATTCCATTCGCATGGGTCTTCTTCGGTAATTTGCCGAAGCCCAAACCACGCCTTGTGCCACAGCAAAAGTCAGGACAACTGGACGCATAA
- a CDS encoding GyrI-like domain-containing protein, whose translation MEQVNSVFELVHKEASVVVGMKWEGTFAEAGAGGIRAVQSEFKRRWGEIQHVLHPDELLGLSYHMTETGFTHYVGVEVDPSVAQEIPEGMERIEVASSHYAKRNHRKGRNIEASYNELYAGIEASEYQLAGGALTHYEVYPMTQKADESDPEFTIFIPVIHK comes from the coding sequence ATGGAGCAGGTAAATAGTGTATTTGAATTAGTGCATAAAGAGGCAAGTGTGGTGGTGGGTATGAAGTGGGAAGGGACTTTTGCCGAGGCAGGAGCCGGTGGCATTCGTGCGGTGCAGTCGGAATTTAAACGTCGGTGGGGCGAGATTCAGCATGTGCTGCATCCGGACGAACTCCTCGGATTATCTTATCACATGACGGAGACAGGGTTCACCCATTATGTTGGCGTTGAAGTCGATCCTAGTGTTGCACAGGAGATTCCCGAGGGAATGGAGCGTATTGAGGTTGCTTCGAGCCATTACGCTAAGCGTAACCACAGGAAAGGCCGGAATATCGAAGCTTCATATAACGAGTTATATGCGGGGATTGAAGCTAGTGAGTATCAGTTAGCCGGAGGTGCGCTTACGCATTATGAAGTGTACCCTATGACTCAGAAGGCGGATGAGTCTGATCCCGAGTTTACCATTTTCATCCCGGTCATCCATAAATAA
- a CDS encoding cryptochrome/photolyase family protein: MKLFIHRKDLRTDDLVGFDYLRDQGVESLHVFIYDPFLLRQGRDEEHSGVNFLQHAAELGNQYHEAGQHLHVAYGKPAEVVEYILEQMEGRIDEVVAHRDMTPYAMERDRSIRKVTDERKVTFTLLTDHLLMDLAGFASFTGKSEPYKVFAAFHRRWVEFMNEHPNPPSATTVADLKVSERKMEFPESMSVPEHLLTDTMVEDPFPLMNDFLAERVVDYGDHRDEYEAYEPSHLSSYVAVGAISIRKMYDAANRAEDSYEWIRQLCFRDFYLYRAVYESHYFTYEKVYDLSALHDEHFEKWCKAETGIPIIDAAMTELNETGRMPNRLRILTAMFLTKNLQCPFTLGEAYFRRKLRDYDNIQNRGNWLWCSSLGENAAPYFRVNNPVTQSEKYDPQGDYIRKWLPDLKDSHSKDIHQPREHAIVDLKASRQAAIEVYKTILASRPKDN, encoded by the coding sequence ATGAAATTGTTCATACATCGTAAAGATCTGCGAACAGATGACCTGGTGGGATTCGATTATTTGCGAGACCAGGGAGTAGAGAGTCTACATGTGTTTATCTATGACCCATTTTTGCTGCGTCAGGGCCGTGATGAGGAGCACAGTGGTGTGAATTTTCTACAACATGCAGCAGAGCTTGGCAATCAGTACCATGAAGCAGGACAGCATTTACATGTTGCATACGGTAAGCCGGCTGAAGTCGTGGAATACATCTTAGAGCAGATGGAAGGCCGTATTGATGAGGTTGTTGCCCATCGGGACATGACCCCTTATGCGATGGAGAGAGACCGTAGTATACGCAAAGTTACGGACGAGCGGAAGGTCACGTTCACCCTTCTAACAGATCATCTATTAATGGATCTTGCAGGTTTTGCTTCGTTTACAGGTAAGTCTGAGCCTTATAAGGTGTTTGCTGCATTCCATCGGCGCTGGGTCGAGTTCATGAATGAGCATCCGAACCCACCATCAGCAACCACTGTTGCAGATCTGAAGGTAAGTGAGCGCAAGATGGAGTTTCCTGAATCCATGTCTGTGCCTGAGCATCTATTAACAGATACTATGGTGGAAGATCCATTCCCATTGATGAACGATTTCTTGGCAGAGCGAGTAGTGGACTATGGGGATCATCGGGATGAGTATGAGGCATATGAGCCCAGTCATCTAAGCTCCTATGTGGCTGTTGGTGCGATATCAATCCGTAAGATGTATGATGCTGCCAATCGAGCAGAGGATTCCTACGAATGGATTAGACAGTTATGCTTCCGAGACTTCTATTTGTATCGTGCGGTGTATGAGAGTCACTATTTTACGTATGAGAAGGTATACGATCTCTCGGCACTACACGATGAGCATTTTGAGAAATGGTGTAAGGCGGAGACAGGCATACCAATTATCGATGCAGCCATGACAGAACTGAATGAGACTGGGCGTATGCCGAATAGGCTTCGTATTCTGACAGCGATGTTTCTGACCAAAAATCTGCAGTGTCCCTTTACGTTAGGCGAGGCCTATTTCAGACGGAAGCTGCGAGATTATGACAATATCCAGAATCGGGGTAATTGGTTGTGGTGCTCTTCGCTGGGTGAGAACGCTGCTCCCTATTTCAGGGTGAATAATCCAGTAACACAGTCTGAGAAGTATGACCCTCAAGGGGACTATATTCGCAAATGGCTGCCTGATCTGAAGGATTCGCACAGTAAAGATATCCATCAGCCGCGAGAACATGCCATTGTCGATCTGAAAGCTTCGCGTCAGGCTGCCATTGAGGTTTATAAAACGATTCTAGCTAGTCGTCCAAAAGATAATTAA
- a CDS encoding response regulator, whose amino-acid sequence MRAIVIDDEKPAQLHLERLLLSDGRITPVQCFSTAREGIDFLAKNRVDVVFLDIGMPEMNGLEAAEYIQQLDYQVQIIFVTAYADHAVEAFELHALDYVLKPLSSARLAKTVDRIINFGAAHSQVAVAAEIVELDGKDTQAHTDVPGLLTFKHLDIYRSLAPEAKKHKWRTTKSQELFAFLFHHRGEWVSKEVILDKLWADVSQEKGLTHLHTSVYQIRKLLKEWHMTGKLEYNMNRYRLLAGNLVSDIEQFEQGTSYSEVTEENVEQLREFAALYRGDYLEEHDYQWSQAKARELKRKYMQLVMDIAKWNMHHGRGKEAIEQLIQLQEREPYAEEICRLMMEVYASMDDQQAILKLYTSFTLTIFEDLGHQPELETSQLYHKLTTK is encoded by the coding sequence GTGAGAGCGATTGTAATCGATGACGAGAAACCCGCGCAGCTGCATTTGGAGCGCCTGTTATTGTCGGACGGACGGATTACACCTGTGCAATGTTTTTCGACAGCTCGTGAAGGTATTGATTTTCTGGCTAAGAATCGTGTAGATGTCGTATTTCTGGACATCGGCATGCCTGAGATGAATGGACTGGAAGCGGCTGAATATATACAGCAATTGGATTATCAGGTTCAGATTATATTTGTAACGGCATATGCTGATCATGCCGTCGAGGCATTTGAATTACATGCCCTGGATTACGTCTTGAAGCCGTTAAGCTCTGCCAGATTAGCGAAGACAGTAGACCGAATTATAAATTTTGGTGCGGCTCATTCCCAGGTAGCCGTCGCGGCGGAGATCGTAGAGCTCGATGGTAAGGATACACAGGCTCATACAGATGTTCCTGGGTTACTCACCTTTAAGCATCTGGATATTTACAGAAGCCTAGCGCCTGAAGCGAAGAAGCATAAGTGGCGTACGACGAAGTCGCAGGAGCTGTTTGCTTTTCTGTTTCATCATCGGGGTGAGTGGGTAAGTAAAGAGGTCATACTGGACAAGTTATGGGCGGACGTCTCTCAAGAGAAGGGTCTGACTCATCTACATACATCGGTGTATCAGATTCGCAAGCTTCTGAAGGAATGGCATATGACGGGCAAATTAGAATACAATATGAACCGCTATCGTCTTCTTGCGGGTAATCTTGTAAGTGACATAGAACAGTTCGAACAGGGAACGAGCTATAGTGAAGTCACCGAAGAGAATGTAGAGCAATTACGTGAATTCGCCGCACTCTATCGAGGAGACTATCTTGAAGAGCATGATTACCAGTGGTCTCAAGCCAAAGCGCGTGAACTTAAACGAAAATATATGCAGCTCGTAATGGATATTGCCAAGTGGAATATGCATCATGGACGGGGTAAAGAAGCGATTGAGCAGTTAATACAACTACAAGAACGTGAGCCATATGCCGAGGAAATCTGCCGCCTTATGATGGAGGTGTATGCATCTATGGATGATCAACAAGCCATACTCAAATTGTATACCTCGTTCACACTTACGATATTTGAGGATCTTGGTCACCAACCTGAGTTGGAGACGAGTCAACTTTATCATAAGCTGACGACGAAGTAG
- a CDS encoding hybrid sensor histidine kinase/response regulator, producing MKKHWIMLTISFICIVIFPLGWVAHTLISDRTNPTVQDGFIDLTQWDFDQKGSATLDGDWDFYPNQLLTPVDLEADRSGRKALSPHSQVKVPSQWNKTLGQAHGFGTYHVRIKINPNVIKNDYGIRSQNIRMAHRIFLDGKEIGGKGLPGINPDIDIQLNLPFTGFTSIDGESADILIQVSNYSYSSGGIVASILFGDERSIQNSQQWSWLTDLMALFGFLFPAAFFLLLFRLRQNERELRYLGLFSLAGAMYALTHGEKLLGTFLPFLPNNEILRIQFLSAALAYYYLLRYIDVIVPGAVHQWFVRLGVILVILQCVIGLALPPAVFSRLTPYMLLISLIVILYSLRAMVFWLKRRADDSHFALLSMMSLMMVVVLHTVGAFTTWDTSFLALYELLLFIFIQMILTAIRFAESFREVEALSERLLVIDSLKDEFMANTSHELRTPLHGIINIAQSMLEGAAGEVTKKQAKNLSMITSTGKRLSLLINDILDFAKLKNSEIELKREAVDLESIARTVVEVSDFTFGDKPIVLLQQWPQAMPLVEADEDRLRQILYNLLGNAYKYTHQGEIRLFATVEGEQVTVSVADTGVGIAEDKLEDIFQSYEQGNGTSENVMGGTGLGLSITRKLVELGGGTIWVESVPGEGSVFHFTLPVAQTHLLRASFKPSAAQYVAATQSVEKTNGFVDELDENDHAFEADHTILVVDDDPVNRQVLINLLSTQRYRVIAADSGAAALKLREKHPSIDLVVTDWMMPGMSGIELSRRLRERSSLSELPILMLTARGLPEDIKLGFQAGANDFLSKPVDAGELRARVRTLIEMKVSVQGAIRTEMAFLQAQIKPHFLYNALNVIIATCAVDPDKATDLLIELSQYLRGSFDFQNRDQLVPLHKEMELVESYVHLEKARFEERLVVLYDVEPGIHLYIPPLSIQPLVENAIRHGVMERAAGGTVSLKIARLGTRILVQVEDDGVGISPERLAQVQSGRTEGPGGVGLKNINRRLTSLYGTGLEIQSHLGKGSIIRFYIPLE from the coding sequence ATGAAAAAACACTGGATTATGCTCACGATCAGCTTTATATGCATTGTGATATTTCCGCTGGGTTGGGTAGCACATACCTTAATATCCGATCGCACCAATCCAACCGTCCAGGATGGATTCATAGATCTAACGCAATGGGACTTTGACCAAAAAGGTTCTGCAACGCTTGACGGTGACTGGGATTTCTATCCGAATCAATTGTTGACGCCCGTTGATTTGGAAGCTGATCGATCTGGACGTAAGGCGTTATCGCCTCATTCACAGGTGAAGGTTCCCTCACAGTGGAATAAGACACTTGGTCAAGCACATGGATTCGGTACATATCACGTACGCATTAAGATTAATCCTAATGTCATTAAGAACGATTATGGAATACGCTCTCAGAATATTCGCATGGCTCATCGCATTTTTTTGGACGGCAAAGAAATTGGGGGTAAAGGTCTGCCTGGGATAAATCCAGATATCGATATCCAGCTCAATCTGCCGTTCACCGGTTTTACATCGATAGATGGAGAGAGTGCGGATATTCTTATTCAAGTATCTAACTATAGCTACTCCTCCGGCGGGATTGTTGCCTCAATCTTATTCGGGGATGAACGCAGCATCCAGAATAGCCAGCAATGGAGCTGGCTAACCGATCTTATGGCTCTCTTCGGTTTTCTATTTCCTGCGGCATTCTTCTTGCTCTTATTCCGATTAAGGCAGAATGAGAGAGAACTCCGGTATCTTGGCTTGTTCAGTCTCGCCGGTGCGATGTATGCATTGACCCATGGAGAGAAATTATTAGGTACATTTCTACCCTTTCTTCCGAATAACGAGATCCTGCGGATTCAATTCCTTAGTGCAGCCCTTGCGTATTATTATCTGCTTCGGTATATCGATGTTATTGTTCCGGGCGCGGTGCATCAATGGTTTGTTCGACTCGGTGTCATATTGGTCATTCTTCAGTGTGTGATCGGGCTTGCGTTACCACCAGCCGTGTTCTCGCGTCTGACGCCATATATGTTACTTATTTCTCTCATTGTCATCCTATATTCGCTTAGAGCAATGGTATTTTGGTTGAAAAGGAGAGCTGATGATAGCCATTTTGCATTACTTAGCATGATGAGCCTGATGATGGTTGTGGTGCTGCATACCGTGGGTGCCTTTACCACATGGGATACATCGTTTCTAGCATTGTATGAGCTATTATTATTTATTTTCATACAGATGATTCTAACGGCCATTCGATTTGCGGAATCCTTTCGTGAGGTTGAGGCATTATCTGAGCGGTTGCTTGTTATTGATAGTCTCAAAGATGAATTTATGGCTAATACCTCTCATGAGCTGCGCACGCCGCTACACGGCATTATTAATATCGCCCAATCCATGCTGGAGGGTGCGGCAGGTGAGGTTACAAAGAAACAGGCCAAGAACCTATCTATGATCACCTCTACAGGTAAACGCCTCTCCTTGTTAATTAACGATATTCTTGATTTTGCCAAGCTCAAAAATAGTGAAATTGAACTGAAGCGAGAAGCAGTCGATCTGGAATCCATCGCACGTACAGTCGTGGAGGTATCTGACTTCACCTTCGGAGACAAACCGATCGTGTTGCTCCAGCAGTGGCCACAGGCTATGCCGCTTGTGGAGGCGGATGAGGATCGTTTACGACAGATTCTGTACAACCTGCTGGGAAATGCATACAAGTATACTCATCAAGGTGAGATTCGCCTATTTGCGACGGTTGAGGGTGAACAAGTGACCGTCTCCGTTGCAGATACGGGTGTAGGTATCGCTGAAGATAAGCTAGAAGATATTTTTCAATCCTATGAGCAGGGGAATGGGACAAGTGAAAATGTCATGGGAGGTACGGGACTAGGTCTGAGTATCACACGTAAGCTTGTTGAATTAGGCGGAGGGACGATATGGGTTGAATCCGTTCCCGGCGAAGGCTCAGTGTTCCATTTTACACTGCCTGTCGCACAGACCCACCTGCTTCGAGCGAGCTTCAAACCCTCAGCCGCACAATATGTAGCTGCCACCCAGAGTGTTGAGAAGACCAATGGATTCGTTGATGAGCTGGATGAGAACGATCATGCTTTTGAGGCCGATCACACGATTCTGGTTGTGGATGATGATCCGGTTAATCGCCAGGTATTGATTAACTTGTTATCGACGCAGCGCTATCGCGTTATTGCTGCCGATAGCGGAGCCGCTGCTCTGAAGCTGCGAGAGAAACACCCGAGCATTGATCTGGTGGTAACGGATTGGATGATGCCTGGCATGTCAGGGATTGAACTGTCCCGTAGATTGAGGGAGCGTAGTTCATTGTCTGAGTTACCTATTCTGATGTTGACGGCGCGAGGTTTGCCTGAGGATATTAAGCTAGGTTTCCAAGCCGGAGCGAATGATTTCCTGAGTAAACCTGTAGATGCAGGCGAACTCCGCGCCCGGGTCAGAACGCTGATCGAGATGAAAGTGTCCGTACAAGGAGCAATTCGTACGGAGATGGCCTTCTTACAAGCACAGATTAAGCCGCATTTTCTCTATAATGCACTCAATGTCATTATCGCCACTTGTGCGGTTGATCCGGACAAAGCCACTGATTTGCTGATTGAGCTAAGTCAGTATTTACGAGGCAGTTTTGATTTCCAGAACAGAGATCAACTCGTTCCGTTGCACAAGGAGATGGAGCTTGTTGAATCCTATGTGCATTTGGAAAAGGCTCGATTCGAGGAAAGACTGGTTGTTCTCTACGACGTGGAGCCTGGCATTCATCTCTATATCCCTCCACTAAGTATCCAGCCTCTAGTGGAGAATGCTATTCGCCATGGTGTAATGGAGCGTGCGGCTGGAGGAACGGTTTCTCTGAAGATTGCTAGGCTAGGGACGCGTATCCTGGTACAGGTCGAAGATGATGGTGTGGGCATATCGCCAGAGCGGCTAGCACAGGTTCAATCAGGAAGAACCGAAGGGCCAGGGGGCGTAGGCTTGAAAAATATTAATCGGCGCTTGACCTCACTGTATGGCACAGGTCTAGAGATTCAGAGTCATTTGGGGAAAGGGTCAATTATTCGGTTTTATATACCCTTAGAATAG